In one window of Methanosarcina vacuolata Z-761 DNA:
- a CDS encoding transcriptional regulator → MVDESGPVMDISDTKEEVPVAMGPNEHEMIELFRRINVSRPIALTLACLAKGREISSQSIEMVSGLRQPEVSVAMRYLRENNWIDIREEKKSKGKGRPVKLYRLTVPMDYIVSKIEEDIVAESTIVLRNIERLKHIA, encoded by the coding sequence ATGGTAGATGAAAGTGGTCCAGTTATGGATATTTCGGACACAAAAGAAGAGGTTCCGGTAGCTATGGGACCAAACGAACATGAAATGATAGAACTATTTAGAAGAATTAACGTTAGCAGGCCAATCGCTCTGACACTTGCATGCCTTGCAAAAGGCAGAGAGATCTCATCTCAGAGCATTGAAATGGTATCAGGCTTGAGACAACCTGAAGTCAGTGTTGCAATGCGGTATCTCCGCGAAAATAACTGGATTGATATCCGGGAAGAAAAGAAATCAAAGGGTAAAGGCAGACCGGTAAAGTTATACAGGCTAACAGTCCCAATGGATTATATTGTCAGCAAGATCGAAGAAGATATTGTAGCTGAGAGTACAATCGTGCTTAGAAATATTGAACGTCTGAAACACATTGCTTGA